The following proteins are encoded in a genomic region of Ornithodoros turicata isolate Travis chromosome 6, ASM3712646v1, whole genome shotgun sequence:
- the LOC135397083 gene encoding uncharacterized protein LOC135397083, producing MLISGADTSGSSDSAGGNGGNGAGDDSVYPDPPPVRPDGGDTDESGQVPSQDPAGGTPGAPGGAPGGAPGGSPGGAPGGAPGAETPPPDETQAPLPNLPVRRSFVMCTVSRMFEGYDVYKDVPCEYIVFDNLLIYNDKVMPTQDFYGWATFKKFVQSKPSQILGIAFMGMYLDGIAGLVRKPKVQKELKDLFQLGVRACGVTGVDIPTAQAAQATVTKSLINFFSGLEAPAQSVVYYFGTFILPDATKFDGLQGFLNGFEVHIAVLVTYNLHWQKVYIEKCTVEASSSWNLPDGPTFENAAYALAKLTAPDKALGVSFSMAVFSYTTYAYVSDTVPPFGGGCKYRSAISFQNWCNKTTAAEGTTGNMAVRLHVYDTRTVLSFDTKASMEAKINELKKTVNYPIGLLLADIPYDVIDEKPCTYISLTRVKGIAEVVHKQSAR from the exons ATGCTGATATCGGGCGCAG aTACAAGCGGCAGCAGTGACTCAGCCGGTGGCAACGGTGGCAACGGTGCCGGCGATGACAGCGTTTACCCCGATCCGCCTCCAGTGAGACCGGACGGAGGCGACACTGACGAAAGTGGACAAGTACCGTCACAGGACCCAGCAGGCGGCACACCAGGAGCCCCAGGAGGAGCCCCAGGAGGAGCCCCAGGAGGATCCCCAGGAGGAGCCCCAGGAGGAGCCCCAGGAGCCGAAACCCCACCCCCAGACGAAACCCAAGCACCCCTTCCCAATCTTC CTGTGCGGAGAAGCTTCGTCATGTGCACCGTGAGCAGGATGTTTGAGGGCTATGATGTTTACAAGGATGTGCCGTGCGAGTACATTGTCTTTGACAACCTTCTCATCTACAACGACAAAGTGATGCCGACACAAGACTTCTATGGATGGGCGACTTTCAAAAAG TTCGTCCAATCAAAGCCCTCACAAATACTTGGAATAGCCTTCATGGGAATGTATTTGGACGGTATAGCTGGGCTCGTGAGAAAGCCAAAGGTGCAGAAAGAACTGAAGGACCTCTTCCAGTTGGGTGTCCGTGCGTGCGGTGTAACTGGAGTAGATATTCCCACAGCGCAAGCGGCCCAGGCTACCGTCACCAAGTCCTTAATCAACTTTTTTAGT GGCCTAGAAGCACCAGCTCAAAGTGTCGTCTATTACTTCGGCACCTTCATACTCCCAGATGCGACTAAATTCGATGGCCTCCAAGGGTTTCTGAACGGCTTCGA AGTCCACATCGCCGTTCTGGTGACTTACAACCTGCACTGGCAAAAGGTCTATATAGAGAAGTGTACAGTCGAAGCTAGCTCGTCTTGGAACCTGCCTGACGGCCCGACGTTT GAAAATGCAGCGTATGCCCTGGCGAAGCTGACTGCTCCGGACAAGGCGCTGGGAGTCTCCTTCAGCATGGCCGTATTCAGCTACACCACGTACGCCTACGTGAGCGACACCGTTCCCCCATTCGGAGGAGGGTGCAAGTACCGAAGCGCAATTAGCTTCCAGAACTGGTGCAACAAAACGACTGCCGCCGAGGGCACGACGGGAAATATGGCAGTTAGGTTGCATGTCTACGACACCAGAACCGTGCTATCCTTCGACACAAAGGCCAGTATGGAGGCAAAA AtcaacgaattgaaaaaaacgGTGAATTACCCGATTGGCCTGCTCCTCGCGGACATCCCATACGACGTTATTGATGAGAAGCCTTGCACCTATATCAGCCTGACTAGGGTCAAAGGGATAGCTGAAGTAGTACACAAGCAGTCCGCAAGATAA